The following coding sequences are from one Musa acuminata AAA Group cultivar baxijiao chromosome BXJ1-6, Cavendish_Baxijiao_AAA, whole genome shotgun sequence window:
- the LOC135676072 gene encoding protein CutA 1, chloroplastic-like: MPFGSLSRAVSAFCAAPPRRHSSAPTTLRRRAPLVGALCILSLGTLSAIAYRSGFASAQALRRFHFLGSKVVNQPSNRSLHSTIMEGASTTVPSIVVYVTVPNREAGMKLAESIIKERLAACVNRVPGIESVYWWDGKVQTDSEELLIIKTRESLLGALTEHVKSNHEYEVPEVIAMPITGGNHKYLEWIKNSTRDE; this comes from the exons ATGCCATTTGGAAGCCTTTCGCGAGCCGTCTCGGCGTTCTGCGCCGCTCCACCTCGCCGCCATTCGTCGGCGCCGACAACGCTTCGACGCCGCGCTCCGCTCGTCGGGGCGCTCTGTATTCTGAGCCTCGGCACCCTCTCCGCGATCGCCTACAGGTCGGGCTTTGCCAGTGCCCAGGCCCTTCGCCGCTTCCATTTCCTCGG GTCAAAGGTTGTTAACCAGCCATCGAACAGAAGTCTTCACTCTACTATAATGGAAGGTGCTTCAACTACTGTTCCATCTATTGTTGTCTATGTGACTGTACCAAACAGAGAAGCAG GCATGAAACTTGCAGAAAGCATCATCAAGGAAAGACTTGCTGCATGTGTCAATCGAGTGCCAG GTATCGAGTCAGTTTATTGGTGGGATGGCAAG GTACAAACAGATTCTGAGGAACTACTGATAATAAAGACCCGGGAATCCCTTCTTGGTGCATTAACTGAACATGTGAAATCCAATCATGAGTACGA GGTTCCTGAAGTCATTGCCATGCCCATCACCGGCGGGAATCACAAGTATCTGGAGTGGATCAAGAACAGCACTAGAGACGAgtga
- the LOC103987444 gene encoding cyclin-D3-1-like has translation MSTAHFTEDQEHEKFLLEASSSPSKETILRSREGRTASNLDLSCSFDLSTMGVSYRFASSVLLCPEDGKSILGSDEEEKQEQGLNGEVERRSLCHFSGEGGDFYGEPLPSEDRIALMVERESHHLPEGDYAGRLRRGQLDRAVRSDAIDWIQRVHAHYKFGPLSAYLSVNYLDRFLSAYNLPQGKAWMTQLLSVACLSIAAKVEEAEVPSSLELQVGEAKYVFEARTIQRMELLVLSTLKWRMQAVTPFSFVDYFLYKLSDEKSPDSLLIYRSMDLILGTIRESDFLEFRPSEIAAAAALSALKETQNSGIDKSLTCCIHVDTERVLRCHQVIQEMTLMKNRTYSDNNSPSVSTVTKSPIGVLDAGVASYESDDTTAGSHADCHHSSPATKRRKLNRPSTS, from the exons ATGTCAACTGCTCACTTCACTGAAGACCAAGAACATGAAAAGTTTCTCCTTGAGGCTTCTTCCTCTCCCTCTAAAGAGACCATTTTGAGGAGCAGGGAAGGAAGAACGGCCTCGAATCTGGATTTGTCCTGCAGCTTTGATCTATCTACAATGGGCGTGAGCTATAGATTTGCTTCCTCCGTCCTCCTCTGCCCGGAAGACGGCAAAAGCATCCTGGGAAGTGATGAGGAGGAGAAACAAGAGCAGGGCCTCAATGGAGAGGTTGAAAGGCGCAGCCTTTGCCATTTCTCTGGCGAAGGGGGCGATTTTTATGGGGAACCCTTGCCGTCTGAGGATCGCATCGCCTTGATGGTTGAGAGGGAGTCCCATCATCTCCCGGAGGGAGACTATGCCGGGAGGTTGAGGAGGGGGCAGTTGGACCGGGCTGTGAGGAGTGATGCCATTGACTGGATTCAGAGG GTTCATGCACATTACAAGTTTGGACCTTTGAGTGCCTACTTGTCTGTGAATTACTTGGATCGGTTTCTCTCCGCTTACAATCTACCG CAAGGTAAGGCTTGGATGACACAATTGTTATCGGTGGCCTGCTTATCCATTGCTGCCAAGGTGGAGGAAGCCGAGGTTCCTTCGTCTCTAGAACTACAG GTAGGAGAGGCAAAATATGTATTTGAGGCCAGGACCATACAGAGAATGGAGCTTCTAGTGCTTAGCACCCTCAAGTGGAGGATGCAAGCAGTTACACCCTTCTCATTCGTTGATTACTTTTTGTATAAACTCAGTGATGAAAAGTCACCAGATAGCTTACTAATTTATCGCTCTATGGATCTCATTTTGGGCACCATTAGAG AGAGTGATTTTCTAGAATTCAGACCTTCGGAGATTGCTGCAGCGGCTGCACTGTCAGCCTTGAAAGAGACTCAAAATTCGGGGATTGACAAGTCTTTAACATGCTGCATCCATGTAGATACG GAAAGAGTCTTGAGGTGTCATCAAGTGATTCAAGAGATGACTTTGATGAAGAACAGGACATATAGTGACAACAACAGTCCATCAGTTTCTACTGTGACAAAGAGTCCAATTGGGGTACTGGATGCTGGGGTCGCGAGCTATGAGAGTGATGATACAACAGCTGGATCACATGCAGATTGTCATCATTCCTCGCCAGCTACCAAAAGGAGGAAACTAAACAGGCCATCAACTTCGTGA
- the LOC135675450 gene encoding uncharacterized protein LOC135675450 yields the protein MASLGGGESPPAAVCCMCGDHGLLQELFQCKVCLVRSQHRYCSDLYPKSESYRACNWCLRDGGAKGLAGDAKRSTSSCNAMDPRSSGSTGTGVKVHRQASPSQLSKPIKKLRLLLHRSASDITDRMRSEELSPSFGRGRQVAKGKIRRYKLLEEVPS from the exons ATGGCGAGCTTGGGAGGTGGAGAGTCGCCGCCAGCGGCGGTCTGTTGCATGTGCGGCGATCACGGCTTGCTGCAGGAGCTGTTTCAGTGCAAGGTCTGCCTCGTTAGATCTCAGCACAG ATACTGCAGCGACCTTTATCCGAAGTCCGAGTCATACCGAGCATGCAATTGGTGTCTAAGAGATGGAGGAGCAAAAGGTCTTGCGGGAGATGCCAAAAGGTCAACCTCTTCCTGCAACGCCATGGACCCTCGAAGCAGCGGCAGTACTGGCACAGGAGTCAAGGTCCACCGTCAGGCTTCTCCGTCACAGCTGAGCAAGCCCATCAAGAAGCTGAGACTGCTGTTGCATCGATCGGCGTCGGACATAACCGATCGCATGCGGTCGGAAGAGCTTTCGCCCAGCTTCGGTAGGGGGAGGCAGGTCGCCAAGGGAAAGATCAGAAGGTACAAACTCTTGGAAGAGGTCCCGAGCTAA